One Pantanalinema sp. genomic window carries:
- a CDS encoding NDP-sugar synthase, which produces MRAVIIAGGSGTRLRPLTYNTPKPMVPLFDKPFLQYQIELLREHGIKEIIINLHYLSDSIRNVLGDGSQLGVKLFYSLEDKALGTAGAVKHAEEFFDDEPMLVFNGDILTDVDLSAVLRAHKETQARATLTLIRVEDPTAYGLVMMDDTRITRFLEKPSMDEARALNVDTVNAGIYVLDPDVFRYVPKGEAYSFERGLFPLLLQLEERITGHVTDSYWLDIGSPLKYMQAHSDVLQKLVKVQMPGIEIRPSVWVGPDADVDETADLRGPIYVGAGAKIRKKAKIHEYSVIGAGVTVDDRAILERAMIGANSTVGEEAVLQRCIVGRNCAIGAHAQLGHNMVLADDSVVGKGTRIAN; this is translated from the coding sequence GTGCGCGCCGTCATCATCGCGGGCGGATCGGGCACGCGGCTTCGCCCCCTGACCTACAACACGCCCAAGCCCATGGTGCCGCTGTTCGACAAGCCCTTCCTGCAGTACCAGATCGAGCTCTTGCGCGAGCACGGCATCAAGGAGATCATCATCAATCTCCACTACCTGTCGGACTCGATCAGGAACGTGCTCGGCGACGGCAGCCAGCTGGGCGTCAAGCTCTTCTACTCGCTCGAGGACAAGGCCCTCGGCACCGCGGGCGCGGTCAAGCACGCCGAGGAGTTCTTCGACGACGAGCCCATGCTCGTCTTCAACGGCGACATCCTGACCGACGTGGACCTCTCGGCGGTGCTGCGTGCCCACAAGGAGACCCAGGCCCGCGCCACCCTGACCCTGATCCGGGTCGAGGACCCCACCGCCTACGGCCTGGTGATGATGGACGACACCCGCATCACCCGCTTCCTCGAGAAGCCCAGCATGGACGAGGCCCGCGCCCTCAACGTGGACACGGTCAACGCCGGGATCTACGTGCTCGACCCCGACGTCTTCCGCTACGTTCCCAAGGGCGAGGCCTACTCCTTCGAGCGCGGCCTCTTCCCCCTCCTGCTGCAACTCGAGGAGCGCATCACGGGCCACGTGACCGACTCCTACTGGCTCGACATCGGCAGCCCCCTCAAGTACATGCAGGCCCACAGCGACGTGCTCCAGAAGCTGGTCAAGGTCCAGATGCCCGGCATCGAGATCAGGCCCAGCGTGTGGGTGGGCCCGGACGCCGACGTGGACGAAACGGCCGACCTGCGCGGCCCCATCTACGTGGGGGCCGGCGCAAAGATCCGCAAGAAGGCCAAGATCCACGAGTACAGCGTCATCGGCGCGGGGGTCACGGTCGATGACCGGGCGATCCTCGAGCGGGCCATGATCGGCGCGAACAGCACGGTCGGCGAGGAGGCGGTGCTCCAGCGCTGCATCGTCGGCCGCAACTGCGCCATCGGCGCCCACGCCCAGCTGGGCCACAACATGGTCCTTGCCGACGACTCGGTCG